In Edaphobacter aggregans, the sequence GTCGGCGACCTGATCGCGATCGATCTTACCCAAGCTGAAATATCGTGATTCCGGATGGGCGAAGTAGAGCCCACTCACGCTCGAGCCCGGCCACATTGCGAACGACTCGGTAATCAACATACCGGTGTTCGCCTGTACGTCGAGCAGACGCCAGAGTATGCCCTTCTCCGTGTGATCCGGGCACGCCGGATAACCCGCAGCCGGCCGGATTCCCCGATACTTCTCTTCGATCAGATCCGCATTGCTCAGGCCTTCTGCGCAACCGTAACCCCATTCATCGCGCACCCGCTTGTGCAGGCATTCGGCGAACGCTTCTGCCAGTCGATCGGCGATAGCTTCCGCCATAATCGCGTTGTAGTCGTCGTTGCTGGCCCTGAACCGATCGCACAGCTCCTTCAGGCCGATACCACTGGTCACGGCGAAGGCTCCAATATGATCGCGCAGGCCAGTTTCCTTCGGAGCAATAAAGTCGGCGAGCGACCGGCAAGGCTCGCTCCCTTCCCTGTTCGCTTGCTGGCGGAGGAAGTGGAATCGCTCGAGCGCCTTGTCGCGCGCATCGTCCGTGTACAGTTCCACGTCATCGCCCACTGCGCTGGCCGCAAAGAAGCCGTAGACGCCACGCGCCGTGATCAGGTTCTCTTCAATGATGCGGTCCAGCAGAGCATTGGCATCAGCGAAAATCTGGCGCGCCTGTTCCCCCTGCTCCTCATGCTCAAGAATGCGTGGGTAAACGCCTTTCAACCCCCATGCGTGGAAGAGCGGCGACCAGTCAATGAACTCGCGCAGTGTCGCCAGAGGAAAGTTGTCCAGCACGCGCACACCGGTAAACACGGGTGTCGGAATATCTTCGGCACGCCACTCAATCGGAGTCCGCCTTGCGCGAGCAATCTCAAGCGAGACGACCTGCTGGCGCGGCGCGGAGTGGGCCTTGCGGAGCGCCTCATATTCGGCGTTATGCTGTGCGACGAACGCCTCTTTCCCATCCTCGCTGAGGAGGCTGGTCGTCACGGGCACCGCGCGGCTGGCATCCAGGACATGGACCACCGGCTGGCTATAGTGCGGCGCAATTTTGACGGCAGTGTGTCTCCGGCTTGTCGTTGCCCCGCCGATGAGCAGCGGCAATTTGAACCCCTGCCGTTCCATCTCGCGGGCTACATGCACCATCTCGTCAAGTGATGGCGTGATAAGGCCACTGAGCCCGATTAGGTCTGCCTTCTCCGCCTTGGCGCGTTCGAGGATCTTTTCGCTGGGAACCATCACTCCCATGTCGATTACCTCGTAGTTGTTGCAGGCGAGAACCACGCCGACAATATTCTTGCCGATGTCGTGAACGTCACCTTTGACCGTTGCGAGCACGATCTTGCCCTGCGCTTTGACCACCTGGCCCGACGCGGCCATTTCGGCTTTCTCGGCCTCCATAAACGGCGTCAAGTGCGCCACAGCCTTCTTCATCACGCGGGCAGATTTGACCACCTGGGGCAAGAACATCTTGCCGGCTCCGAACAGATCACCCACCACACCCATGCCGTCCATCAACGGCCCTTCGATCACGAGCAGCGGGCGTCCCAGTTTGACGCGGGCTTCCTCGGCGTCAATCTCAATATAGGTGTCGATGCCCTTAACCAGTGCATGAGAGAGACGCTCCTCGACCGTACCGTGGCGCCATTCTTCGGCCTTCTTTTCGCTCACGGCCGCGCCAACGTTCTTTAACGTCTCGCCGAACTCCACCAACCGCTCCGTCGCATCGGGACGACGGTTTAGCAGCACGTCCTCGACCAGCACCTTCAGCTCGGGCTCGATCTCCTCATACACCTCGAGCATCCCGGCATTGACGATGCCCATGTCCATGCCTGCTGCAATGGCGTGATAAAGAAACGCCGAGTGCATGGCCTCGCGGACCTTGTTATTGCCTCGAAAGCTGAACGAGATATTCGAGACGCCGCCGCTGACCTTCGCGTGGGGAAGGTTGGCCTTGATCCAGCGCGTGGCGTTGATGAAGTCGACAGCGTAGTTGTTGTGCTCCTCCATGCCGGTGGCAACGGTCAGGATGTTCGGGTCGAAGATGATGTCTTCGGGCGGAAAGCCAACCTCGTCGACTAGAATCCGGTAGGCGCGCTCGCAGATGCGGATCTTTTCGTCGTACGTTGCGGCCTGGCCCTGCTCGTCAAAGGCCATCACCACCACCGCAGCGCCATATTTCCGTACAGTAGCGGCGTTCTGGCGGAACTTCTCTTCGCCTTCTTTCAGCGAGATCGAGTTGACGATCCCCTTACCCTGCAAGCACTTAAGTCCGGCCTCAATGACCTCCCATTTCGAGGAGTCCACCATGAATGGCACTTTGGCGACTTCGGGTTCGCTCGCCAGCAACTGCAGAAAGCGTGTCATTGCAACGACGCCGTCGATCATGCCTTCGTCCATGCAGATGTCGATGACGTTGGCGCCGTTCTCGACCTGCTGCCGGGCTACGCTGACCGCTTCTTCGTACTTGCCTTCTTTGATCAGCCTCGCAAACTTGGGCGAACCGGCCACATTCGTCCGCTCGCCGATCATGATGTACACGCCGGACTGCTGCGTGAATGGCTGAGACCCGGACAGACGGAGAGGCTTCGTCTCCGTAACCCCGCTCACGCTGCAACCTCAACCTGACGCAGCTTTCGCGGAGCCTTGCCTTCTAATGCCTTGGCGATAGCCGCGATGTGTTCAGGTGTATTTCCGCAGCAGCCGCCGGCAATATTGATCAGGCCGCCTCGCGCAAAGTCGCCCAGGTAACGAGCCATATCTGCCGGCCCCAGGTCGAACCCGGTCTCCGAGAGTGGATTTGGCAAACCGGCATTCGGGTAGCAGGAGATCGCCACATCCGCCTTCTCCGAGAGTTCCTCCAGAAACGGATACATTAGATCGGGACCGAGAGAGCAGTTGAGCCCCACCGACAGCGGCCTCACATGCT encodes:
- the metH gene encoding methionine synthase, with the protein product MIGERTNVAGSPKFARLIKEGKYEEAVSVARQQVENGANVIDICMDEGMIDGVVAMTRFLQLLASEPEVAKVPFMVDSSKWEVIEAGLKCLQGKGIVNSISLKEGEEKFRQNAATVRKYGAAVVVMAFDEQGQAATYDEKIRICERAYRILVDEVGFPPEDIIFDPNILTVATGMEEHNNYAVDFINATRWIKANLPHAKVSGGVSNISFSFRGNNKVREAMHSAFLYHAIAAGMDMGIVNAGMLEVYEEIEPELKVLVEDVLLNRRPDATERLVEFGETLKNVGAAVSEKKAEEWRHGTVEERLSHALVKGIDTYIEIDAEEARVKLGRPLLVIEGPLMDGMGVVGDLFGAGKMFLPQVVKSARVMKKAVAHLTPFMEAEKAEMAASGQVVKAQGKIVLATVKGDVHDIGKNIVGVVLACNNYEVIDMGVMVPSEKILERAKAEKADLIGLSGLITPSLDEMVHVAREMERQGFKLPLLIGGATTSRRHTAVKIAPHYSQPVVHVLDASRAVPVTTSLLSEDGKEAFVAQHNAEYEALRKAHSAPRQQVVSLEIARARRTPIEWRAEDIPTPVFTGVRVLDNFPLATLREFIDWSPLFHAWGLKGVYPRILEHEEQGEQARQIFADANALLDRIIEENLITARGVYGFFAASAVGDDVELYTDDARDKALERFHFLRQQANREGSEPCRSLADFIAPKETGLRDHIGAFAVTSGIGLKELCDRFRASNDDYNAIMAEAIADRLAEAFAECLHKRVRDEWGYGCAEGLSNADLIEEKYRGIRPAAGYPACPDHTEKGILWRLLDVQANTGMLITESFAMWPGSSVSGLYFAHPESRYFSLGKIDRDQVADYHVRKGMSVAEVERWLGQNLNYEPG